In Anser cygnoides isolate HZ-2024a breed goose chromosome Z, Taihu_goose_T2T_genome, whole genome shotgun sequence, a genomic segment contains:
- the NR2F1 gene encoding LOW QUALITY PROTEIN: COUP transcription factor 1 (The sequence of the model RefSeq protein was modified relative to this genomic sequence to represent the inferred CDS: inserted 1 base in 1 codon) — MAMVVSSWRDPQEDVAGGTPSGPNPAAQPAREQPPQQQGXSAAPHTPQTPSQPGPPSTPGTAGDKGPGQQGSGQSQQHIECVVCGDKSSGKHYGQFTCEGCKSFFKRSVRRNLTYTCRANRNCPIDQHHRNQCQYCRLKKCLKVGMRREAVQRGRMPPTQPNPGQYALTNGDPLNGHCYLSGYISLLLRAEPYPTSRYGSQCMQPNNIMGIENICELAARLLFSAVEWARNIPFFPDLQITDQVALLRLTWSELFVLNAAQCSMPLHVAPLLAAAGLHASPMSADRVVAFMDHIRIFQEQVEKLKALHVDSAEYSCLKAIVLFTSDACGLSDAAHIESLREKSQCALEEYVRSQYPNQPSRFGKLLLRLPSLRTVSSSVIEQLFFVRLVGKTPIETLIRDMLLSGSSFNWPYMSIQCS, encoded by the exons ATGGCAATGGTAGTTAGCAGCTGGCGAGATCCGCAGGAAGACGTGGCCGGGGGCACCCCGAGCGGCCCCAACCCCGCAGCGCAGCCGGCTcgggagcagcccccccagcagcaag GCTCGGCCGCCCCGCACACCCCGCAGACCCCCAGCCAGCCGGGACCCCCCTCCACGCCGGGCACGGCCGGGGACAAGGGCCCGGGCCAGCAGGGCTcggggcagagccagcagcacatCGAGTGCGTGGTGTGCGGGGACAAGTCCAGCGGCAAGCACTACGGCCAGTTCACCTGCGAGGGCTGCAAAAGTTTCTTCAAGAGGAGCGTCCGCAGGAACTTAACTTACACATGCCGTGCCAACAGGAACTGTCCCATCGACCAGCACCACCGCAACCAGTGCCAGTACTGCCGCCTCAAGAAGTGCCTCAAAGTGGGCATGAGGCGGGAAG CGGTTCAGCGAGGAAGAATGCCGCCCACCCAGCCCAACCCCGGCCAGTACGCCCTGACCAACGGGGACCCCCTGAACGGGCACTGCTATCTCTCGGGATacatctccctgctgctgcgggCCGAGCCCTACCCCACCTCCCGCTACGGCAGCCAGTGCATGCAGCCCAACAACATCATGGGCATCGAGAACATCTGCGAGCTGGCCGCCCGCCTGCTCTTCAGCGCCGTCGAGTGGGCCCGCAACATCCCGTTCTTCCCCGACCTGCAGATCACAGACCAGGTGGCCCTGCTGCGGCTCACCTGGAGCGAGCTCTTCGTGCTGAACGCGGCGCAGTGCTCCATGCCCCTACACGTGGCCCCGCTGCTGGCCGCCGCCGGCCTCCACGCCTCCCCAATGTCCGCCGACCGCGTCGTCGCCTTCATGGACCACATCCGCATCTTCCAGGAGCAGGTGGAGAAGCTCAAGGCGCTGCACGTCGACTCGGCCGAGTACAGCTGCCTCAAAGCCATCGTCCTCTTCACCTCAG ACGCCTGCGGGCTGTCAGATGCGGCGCACATCGAGAGCCTGCGGGAGAAGTCGCAGTGCGCGCTGGAGGAGTACGTGCGGAGCCAGTACCCCAACCAGCCCAGCCGCTTCGgcaagctgctgctgcggctgccCTCGCTGCGCACCGTCTCCTCCTCCGTCATCGAGCAGCTCTTCTTCGTCCGCTTGGTAGGTAAAACCCCCATCGAGACCCTCATCAGGGATATGCTACTGTCGGGGAGCAGCTTCAACTGGCCTTACATGTCCATCCAGTGCTCCTag
- the LOC136789000 gene encoding uncharacterized protein: MGVAQPSRGKVGGPGGERGARSGAGAVPGGPPVVSCPLDGSRRQRFLLRAAAAAGAGPGRAEPSQAAPGAAGRGARPPQESPPRPRIPLPSIPTALLRAPPPASAKQRRPLRAQPRSAAGAGTEHRVFSQEKKKKKEGARKRKRRGFIYSTYFGSLFFLQEEASELQRHRKRDRASSRERAATGNLHLLLLRRRHGIKLPQLPARLRRAPRLRRPEWLTAPCPGPGPRTPPCPDRRRPDPSSASTSLLPSPAAPREPAPAAAAAVGAASAGPGGGERRAATSSSSFSSSSSSSSSSSSSSSSSSSSSSSSSSSSSSSSSSSSSSSSTSSSSSSAALRLPLCLHILRARSARTACACARACVRVREWGAVCRARVRACLPCVCVSGVLLS, from the exons ATGGGGGTCGCACAACCCTCCCGAGGGAAGGTCGGGGGacccggcggggagcggggggctcggagcggggcgggggctgTGCCCGGCGGGCCCCCGGTGGTCTCCTGTCCGCTAGATGGCAGCCGGCGCCAGCGATTCCtgctccgcgccgccgccgccgccggggccgggccgggccgggccgagccgagccaaGCCgcgccgggcgctgcggggcgcgGAGCGCGGCCGCCCCAAGaatcccccccccgcccccgtaTCCCCCTCCCCTCTATTCCCACCGCCCTcctccgagccccccccccagcctccgcCAAACAGCGCCGGCCCCTCCGCGCCCAGCCGCGCAGCGCCGCGGGCGCCGGCACCGAG CATCGTGTGTTCTcacaggagaagaagaagaagaaggaaggggcaagaaagaggaaaagaagaggattTATTTATTCGACCTACTTTGGATCTCTCTTTTTCCTGC aagaagaagcaagCGAGCTCCAGAGACACAGAAAGCGAGACAGAGCGAGCTCGAGAGAAAGAGCAGCGACCGGCaacctccacctcctcctcctccgccgccgaCACGGGATCAAACTGCCTCAGCTCCCCGCCCGCCTCCGCCGCGCTCCCCGGCTCCGCCGCCCTGAATGGCTGACGGCGCCCTGCCCTGGACCTGGCCCCCGGACACCTCCATGCCCTGATCGCCGGAGGCCGGATCCTTCCTCCGCTTcaacctccctcctccccagcccggCGGCGCCCCGAGAGCCCGCAccggcagcggcagcggcggTGGGAGCAGCCTCCgcgggccccggcggcggcgagCGGCGAGCGGCgacctcctcctcttccttctcctcctcctcctcctcctcctcctcctcctcctcctcctcctcctcctcctcctcctcctcctcctcctcctcctcctcctcctcctcctcctcctcctcttcctcctcctcctcctccacctcctcctcctcctcctcggcggCGCTCCGGCTTCCTCTATGCCTGCACATCCTCCGCGCTCGTAGCGCCCGGACCGCGTGTGCCTGTGCCcgtgcgtgtgtgcgtgtgcgcgAGTGGGGAGCCGTGTGCCGGGCGCGTGTGCGCGCGTGTCTGCCCTGCGTGTGCGTGTCCGGCGTGTTACTCTCCTGA